One Pochonia chlamydosporia 170 chromosome 5, whole genome shotgun sequence DNA segment encodes these proteins:
- a CDS encoding glutamyl-tRNA(Gln) amidotransferase subunit A (similar to Pyrenophora tritici-repentis Pt-1C-BFP XP_001936998.1), giving the protein MPEALLSSPTMTFDKWFPPHNADETPSLFNISLDQVVSGLNSGQFTSVQLVRAYKARGDEVDHIFRSVIGWNPDAEAIARELDLERANTGPRSIFHGVPLKLKDNTMTLDNVPSTCGSTVLVGIQFEQEATVVQKLRQAGAIVVGKCNMTEFAGFRSTNGPTAWSPRGGQATGIFYPNMKAFGSSSGSAIATGLGITFASLGTETVSSIVGPAERSAVVGFKPTKQLVNTYGVIPVSNRQDTIGPLTRNVRDAAQILSIIVESSNDYVTDMDAIDMGNIKIGLLRKPGDFDEHRMTVFSDIADSLREMSAGVVDNVSLAGLQEYESLSEHDKSVAIKTDPAECYPSWNVEIMERANATDMRDASYLRALEKQCYFETAGGIEGAIDCSGCHVLLAPGGSLITQALAAMAGSPAISLPVGFYPEETHVTHDDHTGQVLTAPNIPFSVYLYSKRFNEAVLLRVAEEIERLTGMVEKRRPYQVPQLDLKDFV; this is encoded by the exons ATGCCGGAGGCTCTCCTCAGTTCTCCGACCATGACGTTTGACAAGTGGTTTCCGCCGC ACAACGCCGATGAAACTCCATCACTCTTTAATATCAGCCTAGACCAAGTAGTATCTGGCCTGAACTCTGGCCAGTTTACATCAGTTCAACTGGTCCGCGCGTATAAAGCGCGAGGTGACGAAGTAGACCACATATTTCGATCTGTGATTGGGTGGAATCCGGATGCAGAAGCGATAGCCAGAGAGTTGGACTTAGAGAGGGCCAACACGGGTCCCCGAAG CATATTCCATGGAGTGCCTCTCAAGCTCAAAGACAATACTATGACACTGGATAACGTGCCAAGCACATGCGGGTCAACAGTTCTCGTCGGGATTCAGTTTGAACAGGAAGCAACTGTAGTCCAGAAACTCCGCCAAGCTGGGGCAATTGTTGTTGGAAAATGTAACATGACCGAGTTCGCTGGCTTCAGGTCAACGAATGGGCCTACGGCTTGGAGTCCGCGAGGAGGCCAAGCTACTGGCATCTTTTATCCGAATATGAAAGCGTTTGGGAGCAGCAGTGGTTCCGCCATTGCTACGGGCTTGGGAATCACATTTGCGAGTTTGGGAACTGAG ACTGTATCAAGCATCGTTGGCCCAGCGGAACGAAGTGCGGTGGTTGGATTCAAGCCGACAAAACAACTGGTAAATACCTATGGAGTTATTCCTGTCTCCAATCGCCAGGATACAATTGGTCCACTTACACGGAACGTAAGGGACGCCGCCCAGATCCTTTCGATCATCGTGGAATCATCAAATGATTACGtgacagacatggatgccatCGACATGGGGAACATCAAAATTGGGTTGCTCCGTAAGCCAGGCGACTTTGACGAGCACAGAATGACAGTTTTCAGCGACATAGCTGACTCTCTCCGAGAAATGTCGGCTGGAGTTGTTGACAACGtcagcttggctggcttgcaaGAATATGAGAGTCTATCCGAGCATGACAAATCCGTG GCTATCAAAACCGACCCCGCTGAGTGTTATCCGAGTTGGAATGTTGAAATAATGGAGAGGGCGAATGCGACAGACATGCGGGATGCGTCATACTTACGTGCCTTGGAGAAGCAGTGCTACTTCGAGACTGCTGGGGGTATTGAAGGGGCAATAGATTGCAGCGGATGCCACGTCCTGCTCGCCCCAGGAGGGTCGCTTATCACCCAAGCTTTAGCAGCAATGGCAGGTTCACCAGCAATCAGTCTGCCCGTGGGCTTTTATCCCGAAGAAACACATGTGACACATGATGACCATACAGGGCAGGTTTTGACTGCACCCAATATTCC CTTCTCTGTATATCTCTATAGTAAACGTTTCAACGAAGCAGTTCTGCTCCGTGTGGCTGAAGAAATCGAGAGACTGACTGGGATGGTTGAGAAACGAAGGCCATACCAAGTGCCGCAATTAGACTTGAAAGACTTCGTGTAA
- a CDS encoding MFS transporter (similar to Neosartorya fischeri NRRL 181 XP_001267614.1), whose translation MEPAKEAVAATAEISTDHPRSESNKNKSIPWKIKILAVVLVSMIGFGSHWSSGVTGAMKSTIKKKLHINNAQYAVLEASEDFMKTALILVSGVVTDRIGGASAMLWGNAIYSVGAILIAAATTVRSYKFMIVGVIIQALGDIATQIAQYKVFSSWFAPSNGFASTLGFELGLGKIGGFVGKATANVIATKTGDFSWVYWCAVFMNLFTNVATFVFWLFTRWCERHYSGTHDPATGEKLTERNKKFEWSKMLRLPWPFWLVSAFTLFQTSTASVFTQNATEFAEQRFKVSAETAGWYSAMSQYLGFFLVPVLGIVIDIFGHRISIMVVCGVGMLLSMCLAAWGPTIQGTAASFGVYAFASSLGPTVIIDSIRTTMWYQEVFGSGYAIKNAINNSMNIIIRIVTGVIQDQDHNSYDRVVIVYVFLSAGSVVVGLIMLIWSYFDIILGRLQWTRKRRLAKGHTINERKEEFENDEHAERNRMVSMSCFGAVIVMILGAWAAYFWGVATGNNT comes from the exons ATGGAGCCAGCGAAGGAAGCCGTGGCGGCAACCGCTGAGATATCAACTGATCATCCAAGAAGCGAATCAAACAAAAACAAGTCAATACCATGGAAGATCAAAATTCTGGCAGTGGTCCTTGTCAGCATGATTGGATTTGGGTCTCACTGGAGCAGCGGTGTGACAGGAGCCATGAAAAGCACGATTAAAAAA AAACTTCATATCAACAACGCCCAATATGCCGTTTTGGAAGCAAGTGAGGATTTCATGAAGACGGCTTTAATACTGGTGAGCGGTGTGGTTACGGATAGAATAGGAGGTGCAA GTGCCATGCTTTGGGGGAATGCCATTTACAGTGTCGGTGCAATCTTGATCGCTGCGGCTACCACCGTTCGCAGCTACAAGTTTATGATCGTTGGTGTCATTATCCAAGCTCTTGGTGATATTGCTACCCAAATCGCGCAGTACAAAGTGTTCTCGTCCTGGTTCGCGCCATCAAATGGATTCGCTTCAACACTAGGATTTGAGCTTGGGCTGGGCAAGATTGGAGGATTCGTAGGCAAAGCTACGGCTAACGTCATCGCCACCAAGACAGGAGATTTTAGCTGGGTGTACTGGTGTGCAGTGTTTATGAATCTTTTTACCAACGTTGCtacttttgtcttttggctATTCACGCGATGGTGTGAGAGGCACTACTCCGGTACGCATGATCCAGCGACGGGAGAAAAGTTGAcagaaagaaacaaaaagttcGAATGGTCCAAGATGCTACGactgccttggccattttggctGGTTTCTGCATTTACATTGTTCCAAACGTCGACAGCTTCAGTCTTTACGCAGAACGCCACAGAGTTTGCAGAACAACGCTTCAAGGTGTCGGCTGAAACCGCTGGTTGGTATTCTGCCATGTCGCAGTACTTGGGGTTCTTCCTGGTGCCGGTACTGGGGATTGTGATTGACATTTTTGGCCATCGCATCTCAATCATGGTGGTGTGCGGAGTTGGAATGTTGCTGTCCATGTGTTTGGCGGCTTGGGGTCCAACAATTCAGGGAACAGCAGCCAGTTTTGGCGTGTATGCCTTTGCTTCATCATTAGGTCCAACGGTCATCATCGACAGCATACGCACGACCATGTGGTATCAGGAAGTGTTTGGGTCCGGATATGCAATCAAgaatgccatcaacaacagcatgaacatcatcatccgcaTAGTCACTGGTGTCATCCAGGACCAAGACCACAATAGCTATGATAGGGTTGTCATTGTTTACGTGTTCTTATCTGCAGGCTCTGTGGTCGTTGGTCTCATCATGCTTATATGGAGCTACTTTGATATCATCCTGGGTCGGCTTCAGTGGACGCGGAAGCGGCGACTTGCAAAGGGGCACACTATCAACGAAAGAAAAGAGGAATTTGAGAATGATGAGCATGCAGAGCGAAACCGGATGGTCAGCATGTCTTGCTTTGGTGCTGTGATTGTCATGAttcttggagcttgggcGGCGTACTTTTGGGGAGTTGCCACTGGGAATAACACATAA
- a CDS encoding oxidoreductase (similar to Talaromyces stipitatus ATCC 10500 XP_002483928.1), whose translation MAPIRVGIIGLSTAKDFSGGGTWTAATHLPALQNLPDDYEIVALANSTVESAQRSAAAHNLPASVKKYGSPEDIAKNPDVDLVVVSVQVQKHYELVKPALLHGKKALVEWPLAATPAEIDELTDLARKSGAATAVGVQGRAAPIVVKLKEIISSGQIGDVFSSTVVISWSRFQTDTWADDVKYYLDMESGGNEFTITFGHFLDTFVQVLGDIPDPQAILRTNYKTTKLVNSNGEVLLDNYRKTSPDHIFIQGITEKEVLSSFAVRKSKGSIEDIGIRWIISGSKGEVSVTGPEMWQLLDKELQLQLKIGSEPVQTLSFDDWRVEAAKKVNPVAANVASMYDAFAKGDESRYATFESATKTHKLLDRIRKAAGV comes from the exons ATGGCTCCCATTCGTGTAGGAATCATCGGCCTCTCTACTGCCAAGGATTTCTCCGGCGGTGGAACGTGGACTGCTGCCACTCACTTACCAGCGTTGCAAAATCTTCCGGACGACTACGAGATTGTAGCACTGGCAAACTCTACAGTGGAATCGGCACAGAGATCCGCTGCAGCCCATAACCTCCCTGCATCTGTCAAAAAATATGGCAGCCCTGAGGACATTGCCAAAAACCCTGATGTGGACCTAGTGGTTGTGTCGGTTCAGGTCCAAAAGCACTACGAGCTTGTTAAGCCGGCATTGCTGCATGGAAAGAAGGCTCTCGTGGAGTGGCCGCTGGCTGCCACACCAGCTGAGATAGACGAGCTCACGGATTTGGCAAGGAAGAGTGGTGCTGCCACAGCCGTGGGTGTCCAAGGGCGAGCTGCTCCCATTGTGGTGAAGCTAAAGGAAATCATTTCCAGCGGCCAGATTGGCGACGTATTCAGCTCCACTGTCGTTATTTCTTGGAGCCGATTCCAGACGGACACTTGGGCGGATGACGTGAAGTACTACTTGGATATGGAAAGCGGTGGAAATGAATTCACAATAACATTTGGTCATT TTCTCGATACATTTGTTCAAGTATTGGGGGACATCCCCGACCCGCAAGCCATACTCAGGACAAATTATAAGACCACGAAGCTCGTCAACTCCAACGGCGAAGTTTTACTCGACAATTATCGAAAGACatcaccagaccacattTTTATTCAAGGTATTACCGAAAAAGAAGTGCTCTCGTCCTTTGCCGTTCGCAAATCCAAAGGTTCAATAGAGGACATTGGCATCCGATGGATTATTTCCGGTTCCAAGGGAGAAGTCTCCGTCACTGGTCCAGAAATGTGGCAGCTTCTCGATAAAGAGCTTCAGCTCCAGCTCAAGATCGGCAGTGAGCCAGTGCAGACGCTGAGCTTTGATGATTGGAGAGTGGAGGCGGCGAAGAAGGTCAATCCGGTTGCTGCAAATGTTGCGTCCATGTACGATGCATTCGCCAAGGGCGATGAATCCCGATATGCCACTTTTGAATCGGCGACAAAGACGCATAAGCTGTTAGATAGGATCCGGAAGGCCGCTGGTGTGTAA